The following are from one region of the Canis lupus familiaris isolate Mischka breed German Shepherd chromosome 30, alternate assembly UU_Cfam_GSD_1.0, whole genome shotgun sequence genome:
- the LINGO1 gene encoding leucine-rich repeat and immunoglobulin-like domain-containing nogo receptor-interacting protein 1 isoform X1: protein MQVSERMLAGGARSMPSPLLACWQPILLLVLGSVLSGSATGCPPRCECSAQDRAVLCHRKRFVAVPEGIPTETRLLDLGKNRIKTLNQDEFASFPHLEELELNENIVSAVEPGAFNNLFSLRTLGLRSNRLKLIPLGVFTGLSNLTKLDISENKIVILLDYMFQDLYNLKSLEVGDNDLVYISHRAFSGLNSLEQLTLEKCNLTSIPTEALSHLHSLIVLRLRHLNINAIRDYSFKRLYRLKVLEISHWPYLDTMTPNCLYGLNLTSLSITHCNLTAVPYLAVRHLVYLRFLNLSYNPIGTIEGSMLHELLRLQEIQLVGGQLAVVEPYAFRGLNYLRVLNVSGNQLTTLEESAFHSVGNLETLILDSNPLACDCRLLWVFRRRWRLNFNRQQPTCATPEFVQGKEFKDFPDVLLPNYFTCRRARIRDRKAQQVFVDEGHTVQFVCRADGDPPPAILWLSPRKHLVSAKSNGRLTVFPDGTLEVRYAQVQDNGTYLCIAANAGGNDSMPAHLHVRSYSPDWPHQPNKTFAFISNQPGEGEANSTRATVPFPFDIKTLIIATTMGFISFLGVVLFCLVLLFLWSRGKGNTKHNIEIEYVPRKSDAGVSAADAPRKFNMKMI, encoded by the coding sequence GTGAGCGAGAGGATGCTGGCGGGGGGCGCGAGGAGCATGCCCAGCCCCCTCCTGGCCTGCTGGCAGCCCATCCTCCTGCTGGTGCTGGGCTCGGTGCTGTCAGGCTCGGCCACCGGCTGCCCGCCCCGCTGCGAGTGCTCCGCCCAGGACCGCGCGGTGCTGTGCCACCGCAAGCGCTTCGTGGCGGTTCCCGAGGGCATCCCCACTGAGACCCGCCTGCTGGACCTGGGCAAGAACCGCATCAAGACGCTCAACCAGGACGAGTTTGCCAGCTTCCCACACCTGGAGGAGCTGGAGCTCAACGAGAACATCGTGAGCGCCGTGGAGCCCGGCGCCTTCAACAATCTCTTCAGCCTGCGGACTCTGGGGCTGCGTAGCAACCGGCTGAAGCTCATCCCCCTGGGTGTCTTCACGGGCCTCAGCAACCTGACCAAGCTGGACATCAGCGAGAACAAGATCGTCATCCTGCTGGACTACATGTTCCAGGACCTGTACAACCTCAAGTCGCTGGAGGTGGGCGACAATGACCTCGTCTACATCTCGCACCGGGCCTTCAGCGGCCTCAACAGCCTGGAGCAGCTGACCCTGGAGAAGTGCAACCTGACCTCCATCCCCACCGAGGCGCTGTCCCACCTGCACAGCCTCATCGTCCTGAGGCTCCGGCACCTCAACATCAACGCCATCCGGGACTACTCCTTCAAGAGGTTGTATCGGCTCAAGGTCTTGGAGATCTCCCACTGGCCCTACCTGGACACCATGACGCCCAACTGCCTCTACGGCCTCAACCTGACATCCCTGTCCATCACTCACTGCAACCTGACCGCCGTGCCCTACCTGGCCGTGCGCCACCTGGTCTATCTCCGCTTCCTCAACCTCTCCTACAACCCCATCGGCACCATCGAGGGCTCCATGTTGCATGAGCTGCTCCGGCTGCAGGAGATCCAGCTGGTGGGCGGGCAGCTGGCCGTGGTGGAGCCCTACGCCTTCCGCGGCCTCAACTACCTGCGCGTGCTCAACGTGTCCGGCAACCAGCTGACCACGCTGGAGGAGTCCGCCTTCCACTCCGTGGGCAACCTGGAGACGCTCATCCTGGACTCCAACCCGCTGGCCTGCGACTGTCGGCTCCTGTGGGTGTTCCGGCGCCGCTGGCGGCTCAACTTCAACCGGCAGCAGCCCACGTGTGCCACACCCGAGTTCGTCCAGGGCAAGGAGTTCAAAGACTTCCCGGACGTGCTCCTGCCCAACTACTTCACCTGCCGCCGCGCCCGCATCCGGGACCGCAAGGCCCAGCAAGTGTTTGTGGATGAGGGTCACACGGTGCAGTTCGTGTGCCGGGCGGACGGCGACCCGCCGCCCGCCATCCTCTGGCTCTCGCCCCGCAAGCACCTGGTTTCGGCCAAGAGCAACGGGCGGCTCACAGTCTTCCCCGACGGCACGCTGGAGGTGCGCTACGCCCAGGTGCAGGACAATGGCACGTACCTGTGCATCGCGGCCAACGCGGGGGGCAACGACTCCATGCCGGCCCACCTGCACGTGCGCAGCTACTCACCCGACTGGCCCCATCAGCCCAACAAGACCTTCGCTTTCATCTCCAACCAGCCGGGCGAGGGAGAGGCCAACAGCACCCGAGCCACCGTGCCTTTCCCCTTCGACATCAAGACCCTCATCATTGCCACCACCATGGGCTTCATCTCTTTCCTGGGCGTCGTCCTCTTCTGCCTGGTGCTGCTCTTTCTCTGGAGCCGGGGCAAGGGCAACACGAAGCACAACATCGAGATCGAGTACGTGCCCCGCAAGTCGGACGCAGGCGTCAGCGCCGCCGACGCGCCCCGCAAGTTCAACATGAAGATGATCTGA
- the LINGO1 gene encoding leucine-rich repeat and immunoglobulin-like domain-containing nogo receptor-interacting protein 1 isoform X2, producing MLAGGARSMPSPLLACWQPILLLVLGSVLSGSATGCPPRCECSAQDRAVLCHRKRFVAVPEGIPTETRLLDLGKNRIKTLNQDEFASFPHLEELELNENIVSAVEPGAFNNLFSLRTLGLRSNRLKLIPLGVFTGLSNLTKLDISENKIVILLDYMFQDLYNLKSLEVGDNDLVYISHRAFSGLNSLEQLTLEKCNLTSIPTEALSHLHSLIVLRLRHLNINAIRDYSFKRLYRLKVLEISHWPYLDTMTPNCLYGLNLTSLSITHCNLTAVPYLAVRHLVYLRFLNLSYNPIGTIEGSMLHELLRLQEIQLVGGQLAVVEPYAFRGLNYLRVLNVSGNQLTTLEESAFHSVGNLETLILDSNPLACDCRLLWVFRRRWRLNFNRQQPTCATPEFVQGKEFKDFPDVLLPNYFTCRRARIRDRKAQQVFVDEGHTVQFVCRADGDPPPAILWLSPRKHLVSAKSNGRLTVFPDGTLEVRYAQVQDNGTYLCIAANAGGNDSMPAHLHVRSYSPDWPHQPNKTFAFISNQPGEGEANSTRATVPFPFDIKTLIIATTMGFISFLGVVLFCLVLLFLWSRGKGNTKHNIEIEYVPRKSDAGVSAADAPRKFNMKMI from the coding sequence ATGCTGGCGGGGGGCGCGAGGAGCATGCCCAGCCCCCTCCTGGCCTGCTGGCAGCCCATCCTCCTGCTGGTGCTGGGCTCGGTGCTGTCAGGCTCGGCCACCGGCTGCCCGCCCCGCTGCGAGTGCTCCGCCCAGGACCGCGCGGTGCTGTGCCACCGCAAGCGCTTCGTGGCGGTTCCCGAGGGCATCCCCACTGAGACCCGCCTGCTGGACCTGGGCAAGAACCGCATCAAGACGCTCAACCAGGACGAGTTTGCCAGCTTCCCACACCTGGAGGAGCTGGAGCTCAACGAGAACATCGTGAGCGCCGTGGAGCCCGGCGCCTTCAACAATCTCTTCAGCCTGCGGACTCTGGGGCTGCGTAGCAACCGGCTGAAGCTCATCCCCCTGGGTGTCTTCACGGGCCTCAGCAACCTGACCAAGCTGGACATCAGCGAGAACAAGATCGTCATCCTGCTGGACTACATGTTCCAGGACCTGTACAACCTCAAGTCGCTGGAGGTGGGCGACAATGACCTCGTCTACATCTCGCACCGGGCCTTCAGCGGCCTCAACAGCCTGGAGCAGCTGACCCTGGAGAAGTGCAACCTGACCTCCATCCCCACCGAGGCGCTGTCCCACCTGCACAGCCTCATCGTCCTGAGGCTCCGGCACCTCAACATCAACGCCATCCGGGACTACTCCTTCAAGAGGTTGTATCGGCTCAAGGTCTTGGAGATCTCCCACTGGCCCTACCTGGACACCATGACGCCCAACTGCCTCTACGGCCTCAACCTGACATCCCTGTCCATCACTCACTGCAACCTGACCGCCGTGCCCTACCTGGCCGTGCGCCACCTGGTCTATCTCCGCTTCCTCAACCTCTCCTACAACCCCATCGGCACCATCGAGGGCTCCATGTTGCATGAGCTGCTCCGGCTGCAGGAGATCCAGCTGGTGGGCGGGCAGCTGGCCGTGGTGGAGCCCTACGCCTTCCGCGGCCTCAACTACCTGCGCGTGCTCAACGTGTCCGGCAACCAGCTGACCACGCTGGAGGAGTCCGCCTTCCACTCCGTGGGCAACCTGGAGACGCTCATCCTGGACTCCAACCCGCTGGCCTGCGACTGTCGGCTCCTGTGGGTGTTCCGGCGCCGCTGGCGGCTCAACTTCAACCGGCAGCAGCCCACGTGTGCCACACCCGAGTTCGTCCAGGGCAAGGAGTTCAAAGACTTCCCGGACGTGCTCCTGCCCAACTACTTCACCTGCCGCCGCGCCCGCATCCGGGACCGCAAGGCCCAGCAAGTGTTTGTGGATGAGGGTCACACGGTGCAGTTCGTGTGCCGGGCGGACGGCGACCCGCCGCCCGCCATCCTCTGGCTCTCGCCCCGCAAGCACCTGGTTTCGGCCAAGAGCAACGGGCGGCTCACAGTCTTCCCCGACGGCACGCTGGAGGTGCGCTACGCCCAGGTGCAGGACAATGGCACGTACCTGTGCATCGCGGCCAACGCGGGGGGCAACGACTCCATGCCGGCCCACCTGCACGTGCGCAGCTACTCACCCGACTGGCCCCATCAGCCCAACAAGACCTTCGCTTTCATCTCCAACCAGCCGGGCGAGGGAGAGGCCAACAGCACCCGAGCCACCGTGCCTTTCCCCTTCGACATCAAGACCCTCATCATTGCCACCACCATGGGCTTCATCTCTTTCCTGGGCGTCGTCCTCTTCTGCCTGGTGCTGCTCTTTCTCTGGAGCCGGGGCAAGGGCAACACGAAGCACAACATCGAGATCGAGTACGTGCCCCGCAAGTCGGACGCAGGCGTCAGCGCCGCCGACGCGCCCCGCAAGTTCAACATGAAGATGATCTGA